Proteins encoded within one genomic window of Candidatus Peregrinibacteria bacterium:
- a CDS encoding type II toxin-antitoxin system RelE/ParE family toxin, with amino-acid sequence MFELLIEKRAWKDIDKIDVQEQSRVLTKLQQILSENPYPRGGNPKKLMGEEAFRLRIGDYRVLYRVYKKQVFVFAVGHRKDVYR; translated from the coding sequence ATGTTCGAGCTTCTTATTGAAAAAAGAGCATGGAAAGACATTGATAAAATTGATGTGCAAGAACAATCAAGAGTTTTAACAAAATTACAACAAATTCTTTCCGAAAACCCTTATCCTCGAGGCGGAAATCCAAAGAAACTCATGGGAGAAGAAGCATTTCGTCTGAGAATTGGAGATTATCGAGTGCTTTATAGAGTTTATAAAAAACAAGTATTTGTTTTTGCTGTGGGTCATCGGAAGGATGTGTATAGATGA
- a CDS encoding urea transporter, with translation MRDSVQIILRGVGQVMLQNNALTGLLFLVGIFYNSWILGLGAILGNIVGSIFAVFLKYPQEDIKNGLYGFNGTLVGIAIWFFFGVNVATALAIIISSALSSVIMHAIQKRIPAFTAPFVLSTWMGIFGIKFLHASPLLISALPQTALLDLFSAISIGIGQVMFQENAITGLLFLFGILINSRTAAFYALYASLLGNLLAIFFHLPLSLINIGLFGYNAILCGIVLGTKKWDSFVITNFAIILSVLFFLGLNKLGIIALTAPFVLATWMVLSIKHVRANHTPAHVAKC, from the coding sequence ATGCGAGATTCCGTCCAAATAATACTCCGTGGAGTTGGCCAAGTGATGCTTCAAAATAATGCTTTGACCGGGCTCTTATTTTTAGTCGGAATATTTTACAACTCCTGGATTTTGGGACTCGGAGCAATTCTCGGAAACATTGTTGGAAGTATTTTCGCTGTGTTTCTCAAATATCCTCAGGAAGATATTAAAAACGGTTTGTATGGATTCAATGGAACACTTGTCGGAATTGCCATTTGGTTTTTCTTTGGGGTCAACGTCGCTACAGCGCTTGCTATAATTATTAGCTCCGCACTCTCTAGCGTTATCATGCATGCAATACAAAAAAGAATCCCTGCTTTTACTGCACCATTCGTTCTGAGTACCTGGATGGGAATTTTTGGTATAAAATTTCTTCATGCTTCCCCTTTGCTGATATCAGCATTGCCACAAACCGCATTGCTCGATTTATTTTCAGCAATCAGCATTGGAATTGGTCAGGTGATGTTCCAAGAGAATGCCATCACTGGCCTCCTCTTTCTTTTTGGCATTTTAATAAATTCACGTACTGCTGCTTTTTATGCACTTTATGCATCATTACTCGGGAATCTGTTAGCGATATTTTTTCATTTGCCTCTTTCTCTGATAAATATCGGTCTTTTTGGATATAATGCCATACTCTGTGGCATAGTGTTAGGAACGAAGAAGTGGGACTCATTTGTGATTACGAATTTTGCAATTATTCTCTCTGTGCTCTTTTTCCTCGGTCTGAACAAACTCGGTATAATCGCTCTTACTGCTCCATTTGTGCTCGCTACTTGGATGGTATTATCGATAAAACATGTTCGTGCGAATCACACACCCGCACATGTCGCAAAGTGCTGA